ATTGCAACGGGTCAAAACTCCAATTGAgtaatagattttattttaactaaacaTATATTCAAGAAAAGTCTCGACGAGCAACGAGTTAGATTTGGAATATACATGagtctaaaaaattatattacttaGTAATACATACAAGAGTCTAAAAATTATACATgcacaaaattaatatatgagtcTAAAAATCACTTTGGAATATATGTTAACGAGActtaaaatttcacattttttggatatttaagTAGTCTAAGGGAAAGTTTTGTAATatgcatcataaataaaaaagatatacTTAGTAacattttagattttgaaaatacaaaccattttattaaattagtttCTCTTGCATGGTTTTTGACATGTGTATCATATAAATACCTCGGAGTCGTTTGAATTCTCTTCTGAGAGCGAAGAAGATTCTGGAAGAGGTTCTGCAGAAAAATGTAAAGAAGGCTTAGGAGGGACTTCAAGAGCATCCAAACTTCCTTCAATCATCTCAACAACTCTGTTCATCGGTGGACGATTTAATGGACATGGTTGTATACACCAGAGACCAACCAGGGTCATCTTCTTTGCagtctctttctcctctctaGATATATCATCACCAAATTTCCATGTATGATCTCCGTTCTCAAGATCCTTGTAGATCCAATCTGGAAAGTAAGCTGAACTTGAGTTGGAACCTGCTGTTTCTTCTGTTACTTTGTTCTTTGCTCCGATCATCTCAAGGACCAACATTCCATAGCTATAAACATCTGACTTGTGAGAGACTCTGCCATACATTCCTGAAAACACCTCCGGTGCAATGTAACCTATAGTTCCTCTCGCCTCTAACAAGGACAAgatgctttctcttttttcgCAGAGTTTGGCGAGGCCAAAGTCGGAGACTTTAGGGCATAGATTATCATCTAATAGTATGTTTTGAGGTTTGATGTCAAAATGCACAATCCTTGTTTTGCAGCCATGGTGTAAGTATTCAAGCCCCCGAGCAACACCTAGTGCGATTCTGTATATGGTACTCACCTCTAGATTCAGTGACTTGTTTTTAGAGAGGAATTGATCAAGAGATCCATTCTCTAAAAACTCATACACAATTGCTCTTTTGGACCCTTCATAGCAAAAACCAAGCAAAGAAACAATGTTAACATGTGATGTCTGGCTCATGCTTGCCACTTCGTTGATGAAATCTTCACCATTACTCTCAAAATCCTTCAATATTTTCACTGCAACCTTACGGCCATCGTAGAGGTTTCCTCCATAGACAGTTCCAAATCCTCCTTTCCCGACCGTGTTTGAAAATGATTTGGTAATTTTCCTTACTTCTGCATAACTGTACTGCTTCAGTTGTATTAAGGCCTTTAGGTTATGGTCTCTTGATCGTGGATGATGTGAAGTTTCTCTCTTTgggattatgcaacaaaacaaacatcCGGTAATAAGAGTTGCACCCAGTAATCCACAACTGAATCCGATACctagagacaaaaaaataaagaaaagaatcgTTATTTATTCTATTACTACTAACAAGGTATATAACATATACCTATTTTCGCCTTTTTGGAGAGACCTGCATGAATAATATACCATGAGAAAAATGTCAGTTCAAACTAAtgggaatatatataaatggtcATCAGAAAGAAAgtaatatattatgaaagaaCCCATTACCCATATTTCCACAAGAATGCTTGTGTGGCTCATTTATACAATAGCAAACGAATTCTCTCGAGCGCTGATTATATCCACAAGCCCCCTTTGATTTTACGCATCGGGAACAATCACTGTTGAATCTAAGCTCGAACCCTTTACCAAGAGCTTTCTTTATAGTCTCCGGACTCTGATTTATCTCTGCTGTTTTCAGATCAGATCGAGAAACTGGAAGTTCGATGGTCTTTTTGCAGGATGACCTAACCTCTTTTGCTCCAACCAACTCCTGTGAAGATGAGATCTCTTTTCTCATAAAGTAAATTTTCTCATCAGTATCATCCCCACACTGCAGCTGACTAATGTGATCACCAAGATGAAAATCTACAGTTGGAACAGGGCAGTCGTAGAAGAGAGTTAGCAATTCAGTGTCTTTATAAAATGGAAGAACATCTTGGTTGATTGGTGCGCTCTCAGAGTCCTCGGGACAAAGATTGTTGAGATAATCCTTTCTGGCAAGTCTTATTATACGAGACTCATAGTTCATCTCAAGGATTTGGAACTTAACCGCCGAGGATATACTAAACTCGGCAAGATCTCCGCTGCAGTTGACCTTGAAATCCGGGTGACCGCACTCTTCTCTATCAGCTGTCCAGAATGGATAATAGAGCTCTGTATGATTGCCGCATTTAAACCCAGGAGTGCACTTTATGTGACGCTCATCAACTGATAAAACACTCGTGGGGATCACAAATAGAACCCATATGATTGTATAAGACAAAGAAATATTGATCTTGGtgatctcctctgtttttttcatTGCCTTAACGATGAATATGAAGATTCAACTAAGCGCAAGTGGAATCGTGTTTGTCCTAGTCAAGAttgattgaacttttttttgtaattagattaaacaaaataaacgtCTTCTACACGGCCATCAATAGGGAGAAGACTTCACAACAACACCCAACAATAAACGTCTTCTACACGGCCATCAATAGGGAGAAGACTTCATAACAACACCCAACAATAAACGTCTTCTACACGGCCATCAATAGGGAGAAAGACTTGgtcatattttcttatttttatttgtttttctctcactGGCAAAACAATTCGTGGCACAAATTACATGCATGATGCATGCGATACCGTGTTCAAAATATATGCATTATCCGGATTACTGCTACCCAAGACTTTAGAATCAGTTATTGTGAATGATCGattagagaagaaagaaagagaattgTATGCATGAAAAGTTGGAGACATTTCGTTAGATGTCCACAATTTTCGCCAATATCACCGAACTAAACCCTAAATGCTTGAGAATTCATCACTTTTTGTAactatattttgaaattgataCGATTAGTAAaactattaaacaaaaatttacaagaAGATGTAAGGTCTGTTTTTGTTAagaatacgtttttttttttattataactaataaataatttttgagTAAATTCAGCTAAGAAAAACATAATCGAATCTTCAAAGGTAAATCTTACGTTATGATTTTAACTCTTCTTGTTTCTCTGTCTGTTAAATAAACTCATTGTGAAAAAgttttattaaagaaaacaagaacatggGAGACTTGGAGATGTTGAAGGACCAAGTCATGAGTGAGAGtgacatatacatttttttcttttttagatgcCGTGAAGAGAATCTTTTTTAACGTATGTCTCACTTATGTAACCCACAAATCCATTTTTTTGATATGTTCATTTGAAGAGATATTTgtaagttgtaagttgtaactcaACACAACTTAGAAAAAATAGAACATTTCAGATTTTAGATATTGAATTCACATAGAAAAAACTATACACTTTGAAACATTTTAGATTCATTATACATAATCTTTTCTACAATAAAATTCTCTAGCATAATTAGACCAAGTATATGAGTCTCAAAAATAGTTTTTCCGCTTGTGGCTCATATCAATACCTCAGAGTATTTCGAATTATTTACTGAGAGTGAAGAGGAGTCTGGAAGAGGCTCTGCAGAAAGATGTAAAGAAGGCTTAGGAGGAACTTCTAGAGTATCCATACTTCCTTCCATCATCCCAACAACTTTGTTCATCCGTGGACGATTTAATGGACATGGTTGAATACACCATAGACCCACCAGGGTCATCTTCTTTGcaatctctttctcctctctaGATATATCATTACCAAACTTCCATGTATGATCTCCGTTCTCAAGACCCTTGTAGATCCAATCTGGAAAGTAAGCTGAACTTGAGTTGGAATCAGCGGTTTCTTTTGTTACTTTGTTCTTTGCTCCAATCATCTCAAGGACCAACATTCCATAGCTGTAAACATCGGACTTGTGAGAGACTCTGCCGTACATTCCTGAAAACACCTCAGGTGCGATGTAACCTATTGTTCCTCTTGTGTCGAGCAAAGACATCATGCTTTCTCTTTTCTCGCAGAGCTAAGCAAGGCCAAAGTCTGAGACTTTAGGGCAGAGATTGTCATTTAACAGTACATTTTGTGGTTTGATGTCAAAATGCACAATCCTTGTTTTGCACCCATGATGTAAGTACTCAAGTCCTCTAGCAACGCCCAGCGCGATTCCATATAGTGTACACACATCCAGATTTAATGATTCCTTGCTAGATATGAACTTATCCAGAGACCCATTCTCTAGAAACTCATACACAATTGCTCTTTTGGATCCTTCGTAGCAGAATCCAAGTAAGGAAACAATGTTAACATGAGATGTTTGGCTCATGCTTGCGACTTCGTTGATGAAGTCTTCACCGTTGCTCTTAAAGTCCTTCAAGATTTTTACCGCAACCTTGCGACCATCGTATAGGTTTCCTCCATAGACAGTTCCAAATCCTCCTTTCCCAACCGTGTTTGAAAAtgaatttgtaattttcttcaCTTCTTCATAACTGTAATGTTTCATTTCTACTAGACCGTTAAGGGACAAGTCCATAGTTGGAGTGTTTGACATTGTATTGGTGGAGTAAGGCAGTGTAGTTGATAattcttttcttgtgttttgagcttccagtttctttcttctccggaTGATGAAACAGAGCATACATCCTATGAAAAGACTGGTACCAAAGAATCCACTAGCAAATCCGATGCCTATAGACAAACAAAATGACAAGACCTCTATAAGATTATGCTATTACTTAGGTATGTTAGTCTACTGAAATTAGTTTCCCTTGAAAAATAGAAGGAGACATGTACCAATTTTCGCTTTTTTGGAGAGACCTGCATGAGCGAAACAAACGTCAGTTCAATAGTCAAGACAGAACTTTAGAATCGTACATATAAAAGAAAGCTTGATGAGGAAAGGAAAAGATTAGCAAATCAGATACAGATAGAAATTGAGATTCATATTAACTTAGGTTAGCTGGAAGATTCAGAGAAACAAAGCAAGAAGGAATCACAAAGAGCATCCATATCAGAGACACAATTAAATCttttataaattgatttaatataaaagacaactgaaaatacaaaaaaacaaattgtatttAGAGgctaatttgtaattttgttttctaagaaTTCGGATAACTTACCAAAAGATCTAGATGGGATCATATTCATTGAAGTGCATTTTTGTTCTGATGACGAGTTTGTCTTGCAGCAAACAGAAGTTGCTACACGGTAGGCGCAGATTCCACCACTGGTTTGACATCCTTGGCACAGTCTCTCATCAATCTTCAGCTTCACCTTGAATCCATATCTTAGTACACTTCCTAAATGGGTCAAATTCAAAGCATCCTCGCCCAGATCATAAGTCGTTGGAACAGTTATGTCGAAACTCGCGCTACAGTGTTCATGGTAGTTATTATCCTGATGCACCGAGGCAAGACCAATATTTGGACATGAAAAATTTGTGGGATTATGATATGTAGGGTTACAGCGGTAGTAAACAAAGAGGGTCTTATAGTCTGGCAAAAGCTCAAAGAGTTCAGAAGTCAACGTTGTGCCGGTGAATGTAGCAGAGCAGAATGATTCATATAAAAAGTCTTGCCTCGCAAGTCTAAGAGTGTTAGATGAATTGTCTATTTGGAGAACACGGTACATCTGATCTGAGATAATCAGGGAAGTCTTGCTCTCGTGACAGTGAAGCACCAAAGAAGGATGACCACATGGTTCTGGTCGACCCCCTCCCCAGAAAGGGAAACCGGCTGTGAGATTCCCACACTGAAACAGAGTATCACATAACCTAACCTCTCCTTTACTTAAAGCACAAGGTAGCTGGTGAAAAAAGGTCAAGAAAAAGAGCAAGACCAGAAAAGAATCGGGTTTAGAGAATCTGCAGAGTACTGGAGAGAACATGATTGTTATCTGAATAGTTTAGTCTTCGATGAGTTTGGCTTAGGCTGAGCAGATAAGCGATTAAacataaactataaaaaaaattgaaaaaaggaAGCAAGTGGTAATGTTGAAGGAGCAAGTCAAGCGTGAAAGCCACACATACAAAAGACTTGGTGAGTTTAAATCATACGTTTCTGAGTCTATGTCTCATTGACGAGAGACTTTTTTCTCCTcacttttttaattatgttttgcaCTCACCCAAAACTGAAAAAACTTTCCTTACTAGTCAATAGTCATTGTGGAGAATCTGTTAACGTATAAGAAAAACTTATGGAATCCGCAGATCCATAATTCGATATGTCatcatttaaatattattttctagcTTTCTGTTGACAAAGCCTTTAGACCCAATCATTGTTCATAAAACAGATAATTTTGGATAAAGAGGACATGAACTAATCCATGCATAGTTCAAAAGCATCtctatataataagatttattttccaGTTTACATGACAACTCAAACTGATCTCTCTTGTGTTCAGGTAAGCACTATACACAACATATAAATAACAGTCGCTGATagtgaaaagccaaaaaaaccaACTGCTCTAGAGTTTTGGCaagagagacaaacaaaaactctAATGCTTATaccaatcataaaaaaattctGCGATACATAGTAAACAATACATAGTAAACAATACATAGAATAGTTTCAACTTGCCAAACAAAAAGAGACACAAAGCAATCAATACAACACTCAAGCCTGAACTAATctatatcaaaaaattaatacaCTACATATAATTNAACCTAACCTCTCCTTTACTTAAAGCACAAGGTAGCTGGTGAAAAAAGGTCAAGAAAAAGAGCAAGACCAGAAAAGAATCGGGTTTAGAGAATCTGCAGAGTACTGGAGAGAACATGATTGTTATCTGAATAGTTTAGTCTTCGATGAGTTTGGCTTAGGCTGAGCAGATAAGCGATTAAacataaactataaaaaaaattgaaaaaaggaAGCAAGTGGTAATGTTGAAGGAGCAAGTCAAGCGTGAAAGCCACACATACAAAAGACTTGGTGAGTTTAAATCATACGTTTCTGAGTCTATGTCTCATTGACGAGAGACTTTTTTCTCCTcacttttttaattatgttttgcaCTCACCCAAAACTGAAAAAACTTTCCTTACTAGTCAATAGTCATTGTGGAGAATCTGTTAACGTATAAGAAAAACTTATGGAATCCGCAGATCCATAATTCGATATGTCatcatttaaatattattttctagcTTTCTGTTGACAAAGCCTTTAGACCCAATCATTGTTCATAAAACAGATAATTTTGGATAAAGAGGACATGAACTAATCCATGCATAGTTCAAAAGCATCtctatataataagatttattttccaGTTTACATGACAACTCAAACTGATCTCTCTTGTGTTCAGGTAAGCACTATACACAACATATAAATAACAGTCGCTGATagtgaaaagccaaaaaaaccaACTGCTCTAGAGTTTTGGCaagagagacaaacaaaaactctAATGCTTATaccaatcataaaaaaattctGCGATACATAGTAAACAATACATAGTAAACAATACATAGAATAGTTTCAACTTGCCAAACAAAAAGAGACACAAAGCAATCAATACAACACTCAAGCCTGAACTAATctatatcaaaaaattaatacaCTACATATAATTGCTTACACCTATGACAATACACAACCTGTAAATTCAAAATGATTAAAGCTACACTTATTGTCAATGATCAAATCATACCAGAGCTTGGAGGTGATGAAAAACCCCTCATGTTTCAGTTCATTGgctttaaacaattttttcgGAACTGCCCCAATCTGTGAAatagaaacagaggaaagcaacaacaaaattcaagatattgagaatgtaacaaagaaaaacagatCATTGACAAGCCAAATGCACATATTAccaatcaaagttgaaaataaacAATCTTTTAGAATCAATGAATAAGTCAAAGATTTTTTTGAGTCTGGTTATTTCAAACAATACATGTGTGTGGTTTCTACCTCTTTTTCGTTGTTATACATCTGAGCACAATCAATATGATGATAGCCAATCTGCAATTGGAGTAAAGATTAAACAAAGTATGGATTATAAAAAGTATGGATTCATGGCGAAGGAAATAAGAACCAAATTTCGAAAGACAAACCTTAACAGCAGCGGCGACTGGTGAAGGAAGGAGACTCTCTGATTTGGTTATCCAAAAGCCGATTAGCTGAACCAAACTCGCCGTTGAGACCCGGCGTCGTTCTGATTTTTAGACAAACTCGTCCAATTGCGtcgagagagggagagagaggaggaggaacaaaaaaaagaacaaaatattattttatataatttaaacctTCATCCAACAAATTATTGACACGTCACCCGAAGAGTTGCCTCTTAAACGTCTTAAATAAGAGGCACCTCTTGTTTATTTTAccatttctgatttatttttaattgcattAAACACAAGAGCCTAACCTAAATAACTCCCGATGGAGATGCCATTAGCCTTCACTGGCCTAACTATCATATAATTGACCACAAGAAAGGTAtcaaaaatcattatttatcAGTTCTACCAAATTCGgaacaattattttaaatcttacacaaaaccaaacaattatTTTGCAATCTGTTAACTTTTGGATATTTAAGTAGTATAAGGGAAAGTTTTGAAACGAatgtatatgattttaaacataaaaaatattttcttaaataactTTCTCTTGCATGGTTACACAACAAGTATATGATGGAGTCTCAGAAATAGATTTTCTACTTGTGGATCATATAAATACCTCAGAGTTGTTGGAATTCTCTTCTAAGACTAGAGCGAAGAAAATTCGAGAGAAGATGTTATGTAGAAATATGTAAAGAATGCTTAGGAGGGACTCTAAGAGCATCCAAACTTCATTCTATCATCTCAACTACTCTGTTCATCGGTGGACGGTTTGATGGACTTGGCTGAATACACCAGGGTTATCTTCTTTGCAGTCTCTTTTTCCTCTCCAGTTATTTCTTCACCAAATTTCCATGTATGATATGTATTCTCAAGATTCTTATAGATCCAATTTGGAAAATACGTTGAACTTGAGTTAGAAGTCGcggtttcttctgtttctttgttcCTTTCTCTGATCATCTCGAGGACCAACACTCCATATGTGACACCCCGGTTACATAGACTtacggaaaggtttaaaagaattgattttgccACCTATgacaccaaagtgcacttatcatTTCGGTCAAGGGtatgagagaactccacagttaaacgtgcttatgctggagtagtcttatgatgggtgacctttcgggaagtgactgtcggaactgtgtgagtgaggacaaaacacagggaaagatcatgtgctgttagggacggtaacaagtctttaaagcctcctggacgtagcaaactggctgtcagatatggatgggctcacgtgcctagtgagaggacgtgaggcccattaaagaaggtgggTGATAGTAGgcttttcacccagggtatcaattccctctgcaattgtagtacaaagggttatcaatccaaatggttgttatgctaacagataagatgcaatcagaaacaagcaagtcaagccaagcaataaatgggtttgatctaacaatcgtaaaataaacaaaagaaagcgaTTAAAtgagaaccacacgacctaagcactcgatgcaagcattcgagtaaaGGATCGGGTAGAGTGATCGAGTAAAGAAGGGaagcaagaacagctcgaaggtatactcgaagcaggaGATCGTGTActtgttcgggtaagggatcgagtgatgaataaaaatgtaaacaatccaaatacgaaagctcctaaggatagggtaatcgactcctaagtgttcctgaccaatatggatgtcctATATGCCTCAAgtaaatattccctagacaatgaatctttaaaatagta
The sequence above is a segment of the Camelina sativa cultivar DH55 chromosome 10, Cs, whole genome shotgun sequence genome. Coding sequences within it:
- the LOC104719491 gene encoding LEAF RUST 10 DISEASE-RESISTANCE LOCUS RECEPTOR-LIKE PROTEIN KINASE-like 2.1: MKKTEEITKINISLSYTIIWVLFVIPTSVLSVDERHIKCTPGFKCGNHTELYYPFWTADREECGHPDFKVNCSGDLAEFSISSAVKFQILEMNYESRIIRLARKDYLNNLCPEDSESAPINQDVLPFYKDTELLTLFYDCPVPTVDFHLGDHISQLQCGDDTDEKIYFMRKEISSSQELVGAKEVRSSCKKTIELPVSRSDLKTAEINQSPETIKKALGKGFELRFNSDCSRCVKSKGACGYNQRSREFVCYCINEPHKHSCGNMGLSKKAKIGIGFSCGLLGATLITGCLFCCIIPKRETSHHPRSRDHNLKALIQLKQYSYAEVRKITKSFSNTVGKGGFGTVYGGNLYDGRKVAVKILKDFESNGEDFINEVASMSQTSHVNIVSLLGFCYEGSKRAIVYEFLENGSLDQFLSKNKSLNLEVSTIYRIALGVARGLEYLHHGCKTRIVHFDIKPQNILLDDNLCPKVSDFGLAKLCEKRESILSLLEARGTIGYIAPEVFSGMYGRVSHKSDVYSYGMLVLEMIGAKNKVTEETAGSNSSSAYFPDWIYKDLENGDHTWKFGDDISREEKETAKKMTLVGLWCIQPCPLNRPPMNRVVEMIEGSLDALEVPPKPSLHFSAEPLPESSSLSEENSNDSEVFI